Proteins encoded together in one Impatiens glandulifera chromosome 1, dImpGla2.1, whole genome shotgun sequence window:
- the LOC124913919 gene encoding uncharacterized protein LOC124913919, with amino-acid sequence MEPNNIPVVAKRFWNLVRGVWLVLRKGISKPKLLMLDLNVMVKRGKLAGKNMMHNIISHHHHHHHHASPEPRLPADEYEFSCSDTPAHRASFPFAFHLNNYKRKQHGTGNFFGSCAHAPQTNDQDFDDVIDGELSEALASSPSVAAFLQSPGVSEMMYGCYSEAPSPALPGFGRTPVVRQLRVTDSPFPLGDIEENCLVDAAAEEFIGKFYEQLRKQNGKGRK; translated from the coding sequence ATGGAACCAAACAACATACCTGTCGTAGCCAAAAGATTCTGGAATTTAGTAAGGGGTGTTTGGTTGGTTTTAAGGAAAGGAATTTCCAAACCAAAACTCCTAATGCTCGATCTAAATGTCATGGTTAAACGAGGTAAGTTAGCCGGAAAGAACATGATGCACAACATCATCTCCCACCAtcatcaccaccaccaccatgcCTCCCCCGAACCGCGTCTTCCAGCCGACGAGTACGAGTTCAGCTGCAGCGACACTCCGGCACATCGCGCTTCATTCCCATTCGCATTCCACCTCAATAACTATAAGCGCAAGCAACATGGTACAGGAAACTTCTTCGGATCATGCGCACACGCGCCACAAACTAACGATCAAGATTTTGATGACGTGATTGACGGAGAGCTCAGCGAGGCGCTTGCTAGCTCTCCGTCTGTGGCGGCTTTTCTTCAAAGCCCGGGTGTTAGTGAAATGATGTATGGGTGTTATAGCGAGGCACCTTCGCCGGCACTACCGGGGTTTGGTAGAACTCCAGTGGTTAGACAATTGAGGGTAACTGATTCGCCTTTTCCATTGGGTGATATTGAAGAGAATTGTCTAGTTGATGCGGCGGCGGAGGAATTCATTGGGAAATTTTATGAACAGTTGAGGAAACAAAATGGAAAGGGACGAAAgtaa